AATGAAAATTGAAATGCCTATGTTGTTTGAAGCCTCGATGAAAAGATTTATTGCAGAAATGCAGCGCTTTTTCCATTATGAGCTAAATTTGATTGTCAATGATTGGGGAACAATGCGTTATTTAGCTCAACAGTCTTTACCTCCAAACATCTCTTTATCATTAGGTAGGCAACTAATTTTTAGCTATGGGAACTGCCCATGGTATGAAGATATATTGCAATATGAAGAGCAGGCGACGAAGGAACAATTTTTACAATTAAATATTGCCAATCCATCTATGATCAGGTTTATGAAAGAAAATGGTGTAACGGAAATTGATGTAGATGTCAATATTCATATGGAAAATTCTGTGCAATTGCTTAGAGATGAAGGAATTAAAGTAAATGGCTTTTTAAATTATCCATTGGTGTCTACTTCTAGATCCTGTCACACACTTCGACTTCATGCAGAGCAAATTGGAAAATGCCAACATTTATGTAATAGTGGTATCTTAATCGAGCCAAGAGAACGATGGAATCGATTTGAGGATACAACCATTAAGATTTCAAGAGAAGGTCGAGAAAAAATAGGGAATCTTATTATTTATGGAAATATGGTAGTTCAGGATATGAAGAAACTAAACGAAAGCATACCTTTTGAAGTGGATTCATTATGCGATGATGCGAGATTTTCACCCATACTATTAAAAGAGGAGGCAATAAATTGAGTACTATACAAGAAAAAAATTTTACGCAAGATCTTTTGACGAAATTGGATGATATTATCGTTGATTTTGTTGCCCCAAATGCTGCACGAATTGATAGAGAACGAGAGTTTCCAAGAGAAAATATTACCGAGCTTGGACGGGAGGGTTTTTTAGGCTTAATCATTCCTCAGCAGTTGGGCGGTTTAGAGGCTCCATTATCCCTTTATAAAGAAACAGTGATTAGGCTGGCTCAAGCTTGTGCTTCTACAGCACTTGTCTATGTGCAACATATGTCAGCAGTTTCTATTTTATTGTATGGAAAAGAAAATGACTATATAAGAAATATTTTAAGTAATATAGGTAAAGGTCAATGTCTTACGACAATTGCACTAAGTGAAGCTGGATCTGGCTGTTATTTTTTCTTACCAGTTAGTCAGGTAAATGAAACTGACAAAGGGCTTCGATTAAAGACCAATAAAATTATGGTGACTAGTGCTGGAGAGGCAGATGTGTATGTCATTAACTCTAAAGCGACTTTCGCGAAGAATTCAATGCAAAGTAATTTCTTTGCTGTAGCTAGCGAATATAATGGCATTGAGGTTGGTGGGAAATGGGAAGGTATGGGACTAAGAGGAAATCAAAGTGCACCATTAACTATAGATACTTACTTAAATAAACAGATGCTAATTGGTGAAGAAGGAGAAGGCTTTAAAATTACCCGTGAGGCACTGCTTCCAATGGGACAAATTGGAATTTCAGCAGTCAATATTGGGATCGCCAAGGCAATATACAATGAATCGGTAAATTATGTGAAGAAACGATTTTATACACATATCAATACAAATCTTTCTGATTTTCAAAGTATTCAGCAAATGATTGGAGAAATAAAGGTACTATGCGATCAGGCAGAGACAGCGTTAAATGTATTTGTTCAACGGATGGAGAACAAGGAAGTTGATATGGTCAGTACATTAGAGGTTAAGGTAATGGCCTGTCAAACAGTATTACAGGTGGCAGAATTAGGGTTAAAAGTTTGTGGAGGGCATGCCTATTCCGCTAATACACCGATTGAGAGGTATATTCGGGATAGTATGGCAGGAACAGTCATGGGACCGACGCCAGATGTTCTTAAGGAATTGATTGGGAAAATTGTATTGGATGTCCCGACCCAATTATAAATTCATGGAACAGATGAAAGAGGGTTGACAATGACAAATCAAAATGAGCCTATATACGGGGGTATGAAGCAGGTATTAGCGGTAAGCCTTGGTTTATTTTTAGTTTTTTTAGACAGTACCGTAGTAAATATTTCACTCCCTAATATTATGAATGATTATGAAATTAATTTAAGTGTCGCTTCTTGGATTATCAATTCTTTTGTGCTAACGCTCGCTATTTTATTAATTACTTTAGGAAAAATTGCAGATTTTTTTGGCAGAAGAAAAATCTTTTTAATTGGCGTTATCATATTTGCCATAAGCTCATTATTATGTGGAATGGCCCCTACTGTAGAAGTTTTAATTGCTGCTAGAGTTTTACAAGGCATTGGAGGGGCAATGATTATCCCAACTAGTATGATGCTAGTAAGGACAGCGGTACCAGCAGAAAAAATGGGGCTTGCCATGGGAATATGGGGAGCTGTTGGTGCACTTGCTGTAGCTATTGGTCCTAGTCTTGGAGGTGTAGTGACAGATTTTATTAATTGGCGTTGGATCTTTTATATCAATGTTCCAATTATTATTGTAGCCTTTCCATTTATCCTATTAGCTTTTAAAGGATTTAAAGATATCAAATCTCCATTTAAATTAGATGTGCTAGGTATGTTAGTCATTAGCGTGGCACTCTATTTTTTAACTTATGCAATATTGCAGGGTGAGAAATTAGGGTGGAATTCAACGACAATATATATATACTTTTCAATAAGTATCTTAGCCACACTATTATTTATTTTTATAGAAAAGCGGGCAAAGGTGCCATTAGTAGATTTTTCAATATTTAACAATAAACATTATTTGGGTGGCATTCTATCAAATTTCTTAGGTGGCATTTTGTTAATGGGTACTTTAATTTTGTTACCTGTTTATCTGACACAAGTAAAAGATTTCACAACTCTTTATGCATCATTTCTTATTACACCTTTATCGGCAGTCATGTTAATCGTAGCACCAATCGTCGGGAGAATAATCGATAAAATTGGCTATCAAGTCCCAATGCTTTTTGGTTATGTTTTTACTGTCACAGGTTTTATTTTCCTCTTAAAATTAACACCAGATACTGAATTCCCAATGCTTATTACGATGATGTCCTTATTAGGTACTGGATTGGGTATCATCATGGTTACAAGTGTAACAGTGTGTACGGTTTCTGTTTCAGAAAAGCATGTCTCTTTGGGATCGGGTATATTTGCGACAGCACGAAATCTTGGAGGTGCCCTAGGTGTATCTTTATTTGTTTCTATTACTCTAAGTTTTTTAAATCAATATGCAAACGATATAGTGGATGATGGTGTGGCACGATTTGAAAATAGTGAAATACCTGATGCCGTCAAGACGGTCGCTATTGACAATCTAAAGGGAAAAAAAGATAGCTTTTTTGAAGGAGAGCAGAAAGTAGAGGATTTTAAGGTCTCTAAGGAAATGTCTGATCAATTTGTCGCAATGAAAATGGAAGAGGCATTAAAACAAAAGCCTAAAACCGTGGAGGTTAATGCTTCAGCAGATTTAGAAAAGAAAATAACTGCTATGGTAAATACTGAAATTGAAAATATAGAAAAAGAAGTTAAAACTATTCAAAGTAATATCCGAAATGATGCGCAAGGGTATATTGTTGAGGCAATGACGAAAGCATTTTGGTGTGGATTATTGTTAACATGCCTTTTTAGTTTATCCTTGATTTTTTTAAGAAAGAAGCATATTGAAGAAGGTAATGTATAACTAGTAATCGGTAGGGTGAAAAATCCCTACCGATTCAAATTTATATCTTCTCTTAGTGACTAATCAATTTAATATACATACTTTGAATGATTAAAAATTATTAATCATAAGATATTCTAGTGTAAGTGGATAATTATAGATATAATAGTAATATAAGGGTATTTAGAGAAGAAGAAAAGGGTGAATACTGATGATGAAATATTTGGAACCGACAGCCATGCTAAATTTTCAAGATGAAGCACTCCAGCAATTAGTAAAACAAAGAGGATGGAGTGACTTTGCGTATGAAGATCGAATTAAAGAAATTTATGATTTTGTAAGAAATGAAATTAAGTTTGGCTATAATCGGACAGATGATATTCCCGCTTCTGAAGTATTGCGCGATGGATATGGGCAATGTAATACAAAAAGTACGCTTCTAATGGCTTTACTTAGAGCAGTTGGGATTCCTTGTAGAATACATGGATTCCTTATTGATAAAAAAATGCAAAAGGGAGCTTTGACTGGCATTACTTATCTATTAGCACCAAGTAAAATTGTTCATGCTTGGACGGAGGTTCAATTACATGATGATTGGATTGTGTTAGAAGGTGTGATTATAGACGATTCGTATTTAAAGCAAGTGAAAAGTCGACTATGTAGCTTTAATGAAGGATTTATCGGTTATGGAATTTCAGTTAAGGATAAAGATAATATAAATCTCTGTTGGACTGGTGAAAGTGTATATGTCCAAAGCTTTTCCATAACAGATGATTTGGGAATATTTGATAACCCAGATGATTTATTTAAGAAATATAACAATACGGATAGTAAGCTGAAAGAGATATTGTTTAATAAAAAAAGAAAGAAAATAAATAAAAGGTTAGATATGTTGAGAGATCAGTGAAAAGGACATACTCGCTTGAAATTGAAAGCGAGTATGTCCTTTTTTATGCTTTAAATATCTATATTTAATAACTGCTCACGTGCTGCACTAGTGAGCGTCTAATCATTAATACTGACTTGGAATTTATAGTAGAATAATTTTTCTGGAGCATGACAATAGGGGATAGCTCCACCATTACGTACAATATCCATTAAATTTGCTTTTTCATATGCTGTTAAATGCAGATATTGGGTTTTACTATGATAGTAATTTTTAATCGGTTGAAAATTATTATCCTCTATGCACAGATAGTAGAGAATTGGCAAATTAACCTTTTTAATATGTAAATCATTGATAGTATGGTCTGCTAACAGATCATGTACATCGTTACGAATTTGGGCTACGACACCTAAGTAATTTGCATATGTTTTAATCGTTTCCAAGGTTTTTTGTGGAATATCTACGGCACCTAAAATACAAGCCAGCTTTATAAGAGAGCCAGATTTTAGCTAACCATTTCTAAATATTCGGATTCATTAGAAATACGGTTATACATATCTTTTTGTTGTCCATTGATTGATTGGATCAATAATAATTGAATTTGCTGACTGATAAAGTTTCTAGCTTCCACGCTGCCATTTAATAGAGTCACTTTATGAAAAACACAATAATAAAATTTTTCCCTAAATTAACGTTTGATCAAGGATAGATCAATACATCCCCGTCCTGTAATATTAAAATTGAGCCCGACTGTTACTTAAAATTTTTGCAACTGCCTCAGAACGAGAATTCACACATAACTTTTTATATATTTTAGTTAGATTATATTCAACAGCACGAATGCTCATAAAAAGTTCATCTGCAATTTCTTTATTGCTGGCGCCCTTGGCTAAACTCTCTAAAATATCCATCTCCTTTTGTGAAAATTGTTGTTGATGTTCAGCGACTAATAATCCTTGAGATATGTTAGACGGTAGCGAACGAATTAACATTTCCCTTGGAATCATTACATAACCATTTAGTACAGCTTGAATATTTATCACCAATTCCTGATAGGATGCAGATTTGCTTATAATGCCGCAAATTCCCAATTCTATTAGAGTGTTCAACTCACAGGAATAATCAAATCCCGTATAGAGTATGATTTTAGCATCCGAATGGGTAAGTAAGATTTTTTTCGATAATTCGATGCCAGAGCAGTTAGGCATATTAATATCCAATAAATAAAGATCAAATGTTTTTTTCTTAATGTCTTGTATGACCTGCTGCCAATTTGATAAATAAGTAATATTATAGTCTGTTACTTCCTCCAGTATATTCTTAGTACCGAGACCAACCATTGGATGGTCGTCTACAATTAATAGCTGAATCAATGTTCTCACCTCGGAATTGTTATTAAAATTTGTAATCCTTGAGTAAGTTCCGTAATAAATTCAATCTCTCCATCTAAAATATGAATACGTTCTTTTATACCGATTAATCCAATATGATCTTCATTATACTGCTCACTAATTTTGTCCATCCCTACACCGTTGTCTTTATAATCTAAAAAAATAAAATGATTATCCTCCCACATTTCTATGGACACTAATGTGGCATTAGAGTGCTTTTCAGCATTGGTAAGCAGTTCTTGGAGCACACGGTAGATAGAGACTGTTAAATTATGATTGTTTGCGTAATTAGAAAGTTGAAATTCATATCGAAGGCTAAAACTAGCTTTCGCCTGTTTCTTTTTACAAAGATCCTCTAAAGATGCAGTAAAATTAGTATTTAATAAAAAGTTGGGACGTAACTCACTACAGGTGTCTCTAATTTGCTTAATAACATCCAATAAGCCGTTCTTGATTTTATTTAATGTCTCTAAGTCTCCCTTCTGTAAAGTATTTGAATTTTGTATAAGTTGATCTAATTTCTGATACCAAATTGTTTGATCTTGTAAAGCAGAATCATGTAAATCTGACGCTAATCGTTTACGTTCTTGTTCACTCAATTGCAATAAAAATCGAGTAAGAGTGTTGGATGATTGATGATTAGTTGTGTCTCTATTTTCGATGGTTGCAATTATATTTTTTACGATATTTAAATTTTCATAGACTAATCTTACGTATTTAACAATATTTATTAACCACATTTTTTCATGTAAATTAAACGTCGTATTATTTCTTTTTTTGCTAATCCAAATATACGTGCCTATATGATGATGTTCATAAAGCTGAATGCCAAGATAATTCGGATGATCAATTAATATATCTGAATGATTATTCCTCAGCTTAAGTTTAATAGAATCTGCTAGTATACTTTCTTCATTATTTTGCATGAAATCAAAACATTGGTACTCATTGGTTTGATAATTTATGCGTATCAAGAGTAAAACTTTAGGATCTAAGGTTTCTTTGATTTGATGAAGTAATAAGTCTTCTAAATCATCTTCTTTCATAACAGAAGCTAGTTCTTGTGAAAACTCATTTAAATTATTAGAAAAAAAGGACTGTTGATAAAGAAAACTATCTTTTAAAAGAAAATCTAGTTTTTCTTTTAAAAATAGTGTCACAATATTGATAGTAAGAATGACGAAAAATAAAATGAAAGAATACAAAACGATATTATCTATGTAGAATCTTTCACTAATAACGAAAATCATCAAAATCACTGTGGGAATAAATGTTAAAAATGTATAATATGGAATTTGTTTTAAAATAAAATTAATATCTATTAAGCGATTAGTCAACACAATATAAGTATACCCAATAGGGATAATAAATAAGGTGAAAGTTGCCAAATCATCTTGTATATAAGGTAGTCTAAAGATAAATGGAACAGCGTGAAAAAAAATAAAAGGTATAAATGCACAAACATGAATTAATATTAACCATTTTAAAAAAACTTCATGATATGTACTTTTAGTAGTCAAGTAAAAATAAATCAGTAGCAAAATAGAAAAACAAATATTGAGGCAAAAGTAACTTAAAATTAGTATGGTGTTGATAGCACTAAAATTATAATCTGAGAAAAGTGTCGATAATTTTAAAATAATAATTATAAAATAAAGGAATCTATTTATTTTAAAGAAGGTTAACCATTTGTTTTTGATAATTCCTTTTTCGAATAACAGTATATGAAAGAACTGTATTAAAAAAAGAGAGCATAATGGGAAAAATATTCCAATTAGGAAACTTGATACAATATCTCCTCTTCCAGATTCAGTCGAAGCAAAAAAACTAAGAGACATCGACAATAGGAATCCTGTTAAATAAAATGCAACTTTATTATTTTGTTGGTAAATAAAGAGAGTCAGAATAAAAACAGTTAGAGAAAATAAACTTGGAATTATGATTTCCTGAAAAGTGTCTTTCAGAGAATCAGGTGGAGCTTGTATGTAATGTATTTCTTGGTTTCTTATAATTTTTATTTTAGAACCATGAACAAAGCAATTATTGTGTTTGAAATGCTTATTGAACATCGTCACATCAATATCATCTATTTCTAAAATGGCATCACCGATAGCGAGATTGGTATAGCGTGCCCAGCCATCATTTTCATAAATATTGGAAATAATAATTTTACCATTTTTATTATACTGCACATCTATACCGATATAGGGGGTTGACATAACGAATATTAAAAAGAAGTGGGCTATTAGAAATAGTAATTGCAAAAATAGTATTTTTCTTTTATTACTCATAGTTTAACCCTTTCTAGGAAAAAGTTTATAATTACCTCTTTAATGTTATTATAAATTGTAAACAAATTGAAAGAAAGGGAATACTATGATGATAGATAAGATTCATTCATTAATTTATAATAATTAAAGCTAGCTGATTATCTTTCAATTTCTAAGCTAAATATTATCCAAAAGGTATTACAAAACTAATAAAGCAGATGTTATGCAAAAATCATCAACATGGCTACCACGATAAAAATGTTTCTTTCTTTAGACATCGCATTCTTCAACAAAAAAAGTGATGAAAAACATTTTGTTTTTCATCACTTTTTTAAATCTATCGAATACTCATTTTAAATTCTAAAAATAATTCATTGTATTTACCTAAGTAATCAGGACCTAAGTTTTTATATACTTCTAATGTTTCTCGTTGCTCTTCAGAAGGATAATAGCGTTCATCAGATACAACTTCCTTATCCATTAATTTCATTGCTGCAATGTTAGGGGTAGAGTAGCCAACATAGTCAGCGTTTTGGGCACCAGATTCAGCTTTTAGCATAAAATTAATGAATTTATGAGCACCCTCTATATTTTTAGATGTTTTCGGGATGACCATATTATCAAACCACAAGTTTGAGCCTTCCTCTGGAACTGCAAAATCTAGCTCTTCATTTTCTGACATCATGTCTGCTGCCTGCCCAGACCAAGTGAGGGCTACAGTAGCCTCATTATTGATCATTAAAGGGGTAATTTCATCACCAATAATGGCCTTAACATTTGGGGCAAGTGTAATTAATTTGTCTGTAGCTTTCCGTAATTCATGATTATCCAATGAATTTAGCGAATATCCTAGGCTATTTAAGCCCATCCCGATTACCTCACGAGCACCATCTACTAAAAAGACTTTTCGTTTTAATGAAGGGTCCCACAAATCATCCCATGAAGAGAAATCTAAATCACCAACAAGGTTTGGATTATAGACAATACCTACTGTTCCCCAAAAATAAGGTACGGAATATTTATTGTCATCATCGAATGGTAGATCCAAGAAGTAAGGGTCGATGTTTTTTAAATTAGGAATTTTCGATTTATCTAAAGGAATCAACAAATTTTCTTCCTTCATTTTTTCAATCATATATTCTGAAGGGACAGCAATATCATAAGCTGTTCCGCCCTGTTGAATTTTTGTCATCATGGCTTCATTGGAATCAAACGTCTCATAAATTACATGAATACCTGTTTCTTTTTCAAATTGCTTTAGCAAATCAGGATCTATATATTCTCCCCAGTTAAAGATCGTTAACGTGTTTTTTCCACTTTTTCCACCACCGGCGCTTAAGGCATCAGCAGCATAGAATAATAGGGCGGACACGACAAGTATCGCAATCGTAGCTTGAATTAATTGCTTCATTGTTGTCCCTCCGTTCTTTTACTAGCACGACTTGTGATGAAATAATAGCCAACTACGACAATCACCGTAACGAAGAATACTAAGCCAGAAATAGCATTTACCGTTAAGGAAATACCAGCACGTGCCATAGAGTAAATTTCCACAGATAATGTACTAAAGCCATTGCCGGTTACGAAAAACGTCACTGCAAAGTCATCTAAAGAATACGTAAGAGCAAGAAAGAACCCTGCAAAGATACCAGGCTGAATATACGGTAAAATAACACGCATCATCACATCTTTTTTTGTTGCACCTAAATCTAATGCAGCATCAATTAATGATGTATTCATTTCTAGCAGCTTTGGTAAAACCATCAGTACAACAATCGGTACACTAAAAGCTACGTGTGCTAATAATACAGAAGCAAAGCCTAATTTAATACCAACCATTGTGAACAAAATTAAAAAGCTCGCACCAATAATAACATCAGGACTTACAATTAATACATTGTTTAAGGAAAGTAATGTATTACGCATTTTTGCATCTTTCACCGTTACAATGCCAATTGCACCTAATGTACCGATAATTGTTGAAATTAAAGCAGAAAGTAGAGCTACGATGACTGTATTAATTAAAATAACTAATAGGCGGGAATCCTCAAATACAGCCTTATAATGTTCAAGCGTAAAGGATTCAAAATTATTCATGGAGCCACCACTGTTAAAAGAATAAAAAATTAAGTAAAAGATAGGTGCATACAGGACGATAAAAACAATCGCTAAATACACTTTTGCGGAAGCTGATAATTTATTCATCGTACGCGACCTCCTTTATCCTTTTGTCCTGTAATAAGCATAATAATTACCATGAACAAAATTAAGAATACAGCAATAGTTGAGCCCATTCCCCAGTTTTGAGTCACTAAGAACTGTTGTTCAATAGCTGTACCAAGAGTAATTACGCGGTTTCCAGCAATTAAGCGTGTAATCATGAACAAGGATAGTGCAGGAATAAATACAACCTGTATGCCCGATTTAACACCATCCATAGTTAGAGGCAGTACAACGCGACGGAATGTCGTAAAGGCAGATGCACCCAAATCACGTGCTGCATAAATAAGAGTAGGGTTTAAACGATCTAAAGAATTAAAGATAGGTAAGATCATAAAAGGTATAAAAATATACACTGATACGAATACAAAGCTAATATCTGTAAATAACATTTGCTTTGGATCAAAGCCAAATACCTCAATAAATGCGTTTAACGGACCGTACAAGCCAAAAATTCCGATAAAAGCGTATGTTTTTAACAAAAGATTAATCCAAGAAGGAATAATGATTAGCAGGAGCCAAAGCTGCTTATACTTAGTTTTTGTTAAAAAATAGGCTGTAGGATACGAAACTAATAATGTAAAGAAGGTAATTAAAAACGCATACCAGAAAGAGCTTAATGTCATTTTTAAATAAACGGAAGTAAAGAAAGCTTTATAGTTATCAAACGTAAAATTGCCATGTATATCTAGTAGGGAATAGTATACAACCAGTGCAATTGGTGCGATAACGAAAAATGCGATCCATAAAACGTATGGAAATAAGGCTGATTTCGATGTTTTAGCTTGCATCGTCTTCATCTCCATATGCTTCTAAACGTTTGTCAAACTCTTCTTCGGTTTCATTTAAGCGCATAACATGAATCGCCTCTGGATCAAAATCTAAGCCAATTTCTGTCCCTACCTCAGCTTTTTTTAAAGAATGGACAAGCCACTCATTACCATCCTTATCATATGTGGATAATTCATAATGCACGCCACGGAATAATTGCGTATCCACTTTTACAATAAGTTTACCTTTATCAATAGTTGTCATTTCTAAATCCTCAGGACGAATAACAATATCGACTTTTTCATTTGGCTTCATCCCTTGGTCAACACATTCGAACATTTTGCTGGCAAATTCTACCTTGAAATCTTCAATCATTACACCAGGGACAATATTTGATTCTCCTATAAAATCAGCTACGAAGCGATTAATGGGTTCATCATAAATATCAACAGGTGTACCTGATTGTTGAATTTGTCCTTCACTTAGTACAAATATTTCATCGCTCATAGCGAGTGCCTCTTCTTGATCGTGTGTTACGAAGACAAAAGTTTTGCCAAGACGTTGCTGTAATTCTCGAAGCTCATATTGCATCTCAGTACGTAGCTTTAAATCTAAAGCTGAAAGAGGCTCATCTAATAAAATTACTTCTGGGTCATTCACAATCGCACGAGCAATTGCTACACGTTGACGTTGACCACCTGACATTTCAGAAATTTCACGATTTCCGTATCCAGCAAGGTTAACAAATTTTAATGCTTCAGCCACTCGTTCCTTAATTTCGTTTTCAGACAGCTTTTTAATACGTAGTCCAAATGCGACATTTTCAAAGACATTCAAATGAGGAAATAGTGCATAATCCTGAAAGACTGTATTTACTTGACGTTCATTTGCTGGCACTGAGTTGATTTTTTTATCGTGGAAATAAACATCTCCTGTAGACGGTTCAGTGAAGCCTGCGATAATTCGTAAAATGGTTGTTTTACCACAACCGGAAGGACCTAATAATGTGTAAAATTTCCCTTTTTCTAGCTCTAGATTAATATTTTTTAGGACGATTGTGCCGTCATTATAAGACTTTGAAACATTTTCAAAGCGGATAATTGAATTCGTTGTCATAGATGCGCCTCCTTAGCTATAAGTATGAATCCGTTGCGACAAGCAAAATCTTTGTTTCAGCAGCATGTGCATTAAAAATTTGATGATGATCTGTCGCATCAAAATAGAGAGCATTGCCTTCACTAGCGATATACTGTTCATTCCCCAAAACAAGACGGATACGCCCTTTTACTACATATATAAAGGTTTCGGAGAGTGAGGGTTCAAATTGCTTAAATTCACCTTCAGCAGCAAGCGTTAGGAAAATAGGCTCCATTTCTTTTTCATTTGATGTTGGAATAAGCCATTGAATTTCATATTTTCTTTCTTCATCCGTATAGGTGGATTGATCTTCCTCTGTATAAACAACCTTTTGTTCAGGTGATTCATCATCAAAAAATTCCTTAGGTGTTGAACCTAACACTTCTAATATTGAAAAGAGTGTCTCAATGGAAGGTGAATTCAAATCACGTTCTAATTGGGATATATAACCTTTACTTAAATCTGTACGTTCTCCAAGTTCCTCTTGGGTAAGACCTTTTTTTAAACGAAGCGCTTTAATTTTTGCTCCTATTTGCATCTTTTCCCTCCTAGAAGAAGTTTAGCAATCATAAACTTTAGAAATATGAAGTTTACTTTAACGAAACTTTTAGTTTACTAAAATCATTACAATTATACATAATAATTTAAGATATGCAATCGTTTTTATTGAAAAAAAAGAAGAAAAAATTTTTAGAAATTTAACATAAATCACAGGTAGAAAAAGTTTGTTTATTTTAGAATAAAAATGTTAAAAATAGTTAATAAATAGGCTGTAGCTGCTATTCCATTTTGGGATTTGACAAAAATTTGTCAGATAATTTGAAACATGTCCTTTAACGAAGTTTACTTGTTTGAAAAACTACGATTACTCTGCTATCGTAGAAGACGAGTTCGCTAGTGCGAATGGAATATATACACTACATATTTAATCGGAGGGATTTATTATGGCAGAACGCATGGTAGGTAAACAAGCACCTGACTTTACAATGGAAGCTGTACTTTCAGACAAATCTTTTGGCAAAGTATCATTAGAAGACATTAAAGCACAAGACAAATGGACTGTTCTTTTCTTCTATCCAATGGACTTCACATTTGTATGTCCAACTGAAATCACTGCGATGAGCGATCGTTACGACGAGTTCGAAGACTTAGATGCAGAAGTAATTGGTGTGTCTACGGATACAATCCACACACACTTAGCATGGATTAACACAGACCGCACTCAAAATGGTCTTGGTGAATTAAAGTATCCATTAGCTGCTGATACAAACCACCAAATCTCAAAAGAGTATGGTGTCTTAATTGAAGAAGAAGGTATCGCACTACGTGGTTTATTCATCATCAACCCAGAAGGCGAATTAAAATACCAAACAGTTTTCGATAACAACATCGGTCGTGATGTTGATGAGACTTTACGTGTACTTCAAGCTTTACAAACTGGTGGT
This genomic stretch from Lysinibacillus pakistanensis harbors:
- a CDS encoding ABC transporter substrate-binding protein, which translates into the protein MKQLIQATIAILVVSALLFYAADALSAGGGKSGKNTLTIFNWGEYIDPDLLKQFEKETGIHVIYETFDSNEAMMTKIQQGGTAYDIAVPSEYMIEKMKEENLLIPLDKSKIPNLKNIDPYFLDLPFDDDNKYSVPYFWGTVGIVYNPNLVGDLDFSSWDDLWDPSLKRKVFLVDGAREVIGMGLNSLGYSLNSLDNHELRKATDKLITLAPNVKAIIGDEITPLMINNEATVALTWSGQAADMMSENEELDFAVPEEGSNLWFDNMVIPKTSKNIEGAHKFINFMLKAESGAQNADYVGYSTPNIAAMKLMDKEVVSDERYYPSEEQRETLEVYKNLGPDYLGKYNELFLEFKMSIR
- a CDS encoding ABC transporter permease, with the protein product MNKLSASAKVYLAIVFIVLYAPIFYLIFYSFNSGGSMNNFESFTLEHYKAVFEDSRLLVILINTVIVALLSALISTIIGTLGAIGIVTVKDAKMRNTLLSLNNVLIVSPDVIIGASFLILFTMVGIKLGFASVLLAHVAFSVPIVVLMVLPKLLEMNTSLIDAALDLGATKKDVMMRVILPYIQPGIFAGFFLALTYSLDDFAVTFFVTGNGFSTLSVEIYSMARAGISLTVNAISGLVFFVTVIVVVGYYFITSRASKRTEGQQ
- a CDS encoding ABC transporter ATP-binding protein yields the protein MTTNSIIRFENVSKSYNDGTIVLKNINLELEKGKFYTLLGPSGCGKTTILRIIAGFTEPSTGDVYFHDKKINSVPANERQVNTVFQDYALFPHLNVFENVAFGLRIKKLSENEIKERVAEALKFVNLAGYGNREISEMSGGQRQRVAIARAIVNDPEVILLDEPLSALDLKLRTEMQYELRELQQRLGKTFVFVTHDQEEALAMSDEIFVLSEGQIQQSGTPVDIYDEPINRFVADFIGESNIVPGVMIEDFKVEFASKMFECVDQGMKPNEKVDIVIRPEDLEMTTIDKGKLIVKVDTQLFRGVHYELSTYDKDGNEWLVHSLKKAEVGTEIGLDFDPEAIHVMRLNETEEEFDKRLEAYGDEDDAS
- a CDS encoding peroxiredoxin; translation: MAERMVGKQAPDFTMEAVLSDKSFGKVSLEDIKAQDKWTVLFFYPMDFTFVCPTEITAMSDRYDEFEDLDAEVIGVSTDTIHTHLAWINTDRTQNGLGELKYPLAADTNHQISKEYGVLIEEEGIALRGLFIINPEGELKYQTVFDNNIGRDVDETLRVLQALQTGGLCPANWRPGQATL
- a CDS encoding ABC transporter permease, translating into MQAKTSKSALFPYVLWIAFFVIAPIALVVYYSLLDIHGNFTFDNYKAFFTSVYLKMTLSSFWYAFLITFFTLLVSYPTAYFLTKTKYKQLWLLLIIIPSWINLLLKTYAFIGIFGLYGPLNAFIEVFGFDPKQMLFTDISFVFVSVYIFIPFMILPIFNSLDRLNPTLIYAARDLGASAFTTFRRVVLPLTMDGVKSGIQVVFIPALSLFMITRLIAGNRVITLGTAIEQQFLVTQNWGMGSTIAVFLILFMVIIMLITGQKDKGGRVR
- a CDS encoding helix-turn-helix domain-containing protein; translated protein: MQIGAKIKALRLKKGLTQEELGERTDLSKGYISQLERDLNSPSIETLFSILEVLGSTPKEFFDDESPEQKVVYTEEDQSTYTDEERKYEIQWLIPTSNEKEMEPIFLTLAAEGEFKQFEPSLSETFIYVVKGRIRLVLGNEQYIASEGNALYFDATDHHQIFNAHAAETKILLVATDSYL